A stretch of the Uranotaenia lowii strain MFRU-FL chromosome 3, ASM2978415v1, whole genome shotgun sequence genome encodes the following:
- the LOC129754592 gene encoding transcriptional repressor p66-alpha isoform X4: MEQMEVDDSVVDLSIGSGRDSLTITATTARDLRALTQNSGLTITPAPPPPPPAVASPSASGSTSPIPGRRVLRPRTEPKSYAEVPDIVLLPAKVNGRSYNGAAAAALSESEDDEMPPVFPIKELTAAEIWERERGLRKLREELHNEETKLVLLKKLKQSQQVMMKENLIVTPSNSNNMNMNSNNPLASIPAALTKGSLSVTPTNAVPLPAHSKSSKAITATPVNRGSPINITPVTKPPQRQPSLPGGATLTPSGPGQRLPLGLTRTGSNLTITPSVTITPTSAPSSSMKQRNSGQISNSVSITPAPPQIPAQISCTTVEPVSLKRDRDSMRDDAQTQAQRQAAAKLALRKQLEKTLLQIPPPKPPPPELHFVPNPSNTEFVYLLGLEHVIDYLTEKKPVPPQQPYRCAQCKIDFTPVWKWEKQGKRGNPTFQNTPAGKDPKVLCEQCVTSNVKKALKAEHTNRLKTAFVKALQQEQEIEARLATQNSPSPVDIRPTPTSTPNARERELQLLEQQQQQQQEQLKQQAEERQRQQERQAQQEREAALRQRQKEQQEQLRQQQLQQLQQQQLQQQLQQQQLQQLQQQQEQQQRHHQLQQQHAHLQSQPSKSKTPTPNSNRPTPTPPNQQTPPPSSSSRSGRHSSTANAAAEAAAAQLTALAGLGGLGGLGALGNLGSLGNLNPTAAAAAMQAFQQQLFRGLQQGLASGNLNNLQAHMMQFSPLLYSYQLAMAQAAASLSAAGAGKTGGSGSGGGGGGSSSSSSSRANAAAAAAAASLAEMQQAMELQRQYLEMMPQSGPGPSGNRQQNWKS, encoded by the exons ATGGAACAGATGGAGGTAGATGATTCGGTTGTGGATTTGAGTATTGGTTCCGGACGTGATTCACTGACCATAACAGCCACCACAGCTCGAGATCTGAGGGCACTAACGCAAAACTCTGGATTAACTATAACTCCTGCGCCACCACCACCTCCACCGGCAGTTGCTTCCCCGTCGGCTTCGGGCAGCACATCACCCATTCCCGGCCGGCGAGTTCTCCGGCCCCGTACGGAACCGAAATCGTACGCCGAGGTACCAGACATAGTTCTTCTGCCGGCCAAGGTGAACGGACGTTCGTACAACGGTGCTGCAGCCGCAGCGTTGTCGGAATCGGAAGATGACGAAATGCCGCCAGTGTTCCCCATTAAAGAACTCACGGCGGCCGAAATTTGGGAAAGGGAACGAGGGCTACGCAAACTACGCGAAGAACTACACAACGAAGAAACCAAACTAGTgctgttgaaaaaactgaaacaatCACAACAGGTGATGATGAAAGAGAATCTCATCGTTACGCCTAGCAATTCAAACAACATGAACATGAACAGTAACAATCCGCTGGCGTCGATTCCGGCGGCGTTGACCAAGGGTTCGCTAAGCGTTACCCCAACGAATGCGGTTCCACTGCCTGCACATTCGAAATCTTCCAAAGCCATTACGGCTACACCAGTAaa TCGAGGATCTCCAATCAACATAACGCCGGTGACGAAACCCCCTCAACGACAACCTTCGCTTCCGGGAGGTGCCACACTCACTCCTAGTGGACCCGGTCAGCGACTACCGCTTGGATTGACGCGGACCGGTTCGAATTTGACCATAACGCCATCGGTAACGATAACGCCCACCAGTGCACCATCCAGTAGTATGAAGCAGCGTAAT TCCGGACAGATAAGCAATTCGGTATCCATCACCCCAGCACCTCCGCAGATTCCTGCACAGATTAGTTGCACCACAGTGGAACCGGTATCACTAAAG CGTGATCGTGACTCGATGCGAGATGATGCTCAAACTCAAGCTCAAAGGCAGGCAGCAGCAAAACTGGCTCTCAGGAAGCAGCTGGAAAAGACGTTACTCCAG atCCCACCGCCAAAGCCCCCACCTCCAGAATTGCACTTCGTGCCGAATCCAAGCAATACCGAATTTGTGTATTTGCTAGGTCTGGAACACGTGATCGATTATCTGACGGAGAAGAAACCAGTCCCACCGCAACAGCCGTATCGTTGCGCCCAGTGCAAGATCGATTTTACCCCCGTTTGGAAATGGGAAAAACAGGGTAAACGAGGAAATCCCACTTTTCAGAACACACCag CTGGCAAAGATCCCAAGGTCCTTTGTGAACAGTGTGTCACGAGTAATGTCAAGAAAGCCCTCAAAGCAGAACACACGAATCGTCTGAAGACGGCGTTCGTGAAAGCACTACAGCAAGAACAGGAAATTGAAGCTCGTTTGGCCACACAAAACAGTCCGTCGCCGGTTGACATCCGTCCTACGCCAACGTCAACGCCCAATGCTCGTGAGCGAGAACTTCAGCTATTggagcagcaacagcagcagcaacaggaACAGCTTAAACAACAAGCGGAAGAGCGTCAGCGGCAACAGGAACGTCAAGCTCAACAAGAAAGGGAAGCTGCTTTACGA CAACGCCAAAAGGAACAGCAAGAACAGCTACGCCAACAGCAGTTGCAGCAGTTACAGCAACAGCAATTGCAGCAGCAGCTGCAACAGCAACAACTCCAGCAACTACAGCAGCAACAGGAGCAACAACAACGTCACCATCAGCTTCAGCAGCAACACGCTCATCTGCAGTCGCAGCCGTCGAAATCGAAAACTCCGACTCCCAACTCTAATAGACCCACTCCGACGCCTCCGAATCAACAGACGCCCCCACCTTCGTCCAGCTCCCGTTCAGGCAGACACAGTAGTACGGCCAATGCGGCGGCGGAAGCTGCAGCAGCCCAGCTCACGGCGCTGGCCGGTTTGGGCGGTCTCGGCGGGCTTGGGGCTCTCGGTAATCTGGGTAGCCTGGGCAACCTCAATCCCACGGCAGCGGCTGCAGCTATGCAAGCCTTCCAGCAGCAGCTTTTCAGAG GTCTTCAACAAGGTCTAGCCTCCGGTAATCTCAACAATCTACAGGCGCACATGATGCAATTCTCCCCTTTGCTCTACTCGTATCAATTGGCCATGGCACAGGCTGCAG CTTCACTCTCGGCGGCCGGAGCCGGTAAGACGGGTGGCAGTGGATCCGGCGGGGGTGGCGGTggaagtagcagcagcagctcgAGCCGAGCTAATGCAGCGGCGGCAGCGGCCGCAGCCTCCCTGGCCGAAATGCAGCAAGCGATGGAACTGCAGCGCCAGTATCTGGAAATGATGCCCCAAAGTGGACCGGGTCCGAGCGGTAATCGGCAGCAAAACTGGAAATCGTAA
- the LOC129754592 gene encoding transcriptional repressor p66-alpha isoform X5 — translation MEQMEVDDSVVDLSIGSGRDSLTITATTARDLRALTQNSGLTITPAPPPPPPAVASPSASGSTSPIPGRRVLRPRTEPKSYAEVPDIVLLPAKVNGRSYNGAAAAALSESEDDEMPPVFPIKELTAAEIWERERGLRKLREELHNEETKLVLLKKLKQSQQVMMKENLIVTPSNSNNMNMNSNNPLASIPAALTKGSLSVTPTNAVPLPAHSKSSKAITATPVNRGSPINITPVTKPPQRQPSLPGGATLTPSGPGQRLPLGLTRTGSNLTITPSVTITPTSAPSSSMKQRNRDRDSMRDDAQTQAQRQAAAKLALRKQLEKTLLQIPPPKPPPPELHFVPNPSNTEFVYLLGLEHVIDYLTEKKPVPPQQPYRCAQCKIDFTPVWKWEKQGKRGNPTFQNTPAGKDPKVLCEQCVTSNVKKALKAEHTNRLKTAFVKALQQEQEIEARLATQNSPSPVDIRPTPTSTPNARERELQLLEQQQQQQQEQLKQQAEERQRQQERQAQQEREAALRQRQKEQQEQLRQQQLQQLQQQQLQQQLQQQQLQQLQQQQEQQQRHHQLQQQHAHLQSQPSKSKTPTPNSNRPTPTPPNQQTPPPSSSSRSGRHSSTANAAAEAAAAQLTALAGLGGLGGLGALGNLGSLGNLNPTAAAAAMQAFQQQLFRGLQQGLASGNLNNLQAHMMQFSPLLYSYQLAMAQAAASLSAAGAGKTGGSGSGGGGGGSSSSSSSRANAAAAAAAASLAEMQQAMELQRQYLEMMPQSGPGPSGNRQQNWKS, via the exons ATGGAACAGATGGAGGTAGATGATTCGGTTGTGGATTTGAGTATTGGTTCCGGACGTGATTCACTGACCATAACAGCCACCACAGCTCGAGATCTGAGGGCACTAACGCAAAACTCTGGATTAACTATAACTCCTGCGCCACCACCACCTCCACCGGCAGTTGCTTCCCCGTCGGCTTCGGGCAGCACATCACCCATTCCCGGCCGGCGAGTTCTCCGGCCCCGTACGGAACCGAAATCGTACGCCGAGGTACCAGACATAGTTCTTCTGCCGGCCAAGGTGAACGGACGTTCGTACAACGGTGCTGCAGCCGCAGCGTTGTCGGAATCGGAAGATGACGAAATGCCGCCAGTGTTCCCCATTAAAGAACTCACGGCGGCCGAAATTTGGGAAAGGGAACGAGGGCTACGCAAACTACGCGAAGAACTACACAACGAAGAAACCAAACTAGTgctgttgaaaaaactgaaacaatCACAACAGGTGATGATGAAAGAGAATCTCATCGTTACGCCTAGCAATTCAAACAACATGAACATGAACAGTAACAATCCGCTGGCGTCGATTCCGGCGGCGTTGACCAAGGGTTCGCTAAGCGTTACCCCAACGAATGCGGTTCCACTGCCTGCACATTCGAAATCTTCCAAAGCCATTACGGCTACACCAGTAaa TCGAGGATCTCCAATCAACATAACGCCGGTGACGAAACCCCCTCAACGACAACCTTCGCTTCCGGGAGGTGCCACACTCACTCCTAGTGGACCCGGTCAGCGACTACCGCTTGGATTGACGCGGACCGGTTCGAATTTGACCATAACGCCATCGGTAACGATAACGCCCACCAGTGCACCATCCAGTAGTATGAAGCAGCGTAAT CGTGATCGTGACTCGATGCGAGATGATGCTCAAACTCAAGCTCAAAGGCAGGCAGCAGCAAAACTGGCTCTCAGGAAGCAGCTGGAAAAGACGTTACTCCAG atCCCACCGCCAAAGCCCCCACCTCCAGAATTGCACTTCGTGCCGAATCCAAGCAATACCGAATTTGTGTATTTGCTAGGTCTGGAACACGTGATCGATTATCTGACGGAGAAGAAACCAGTCCCACCGCAACAGCCGTATCGTTGCGCCCAGTGCAAGATCGATTTTACCCCCGTTTGGAAATGGGAAAAACAGGGTAAACGAGGAAATCCCACTTTTCAGAACACACCag CTGGCAAAGATCCCAAGGTCCTTTGTGAACAGTGTGTCACGAGTAATGTCAAGAAAGCCCTCAAAGCAGAACACACGAATCGTCTGAAGACGGCGTTCGTGAAAGCACTACAGCAAGAACAGGAAATTGAAGCTCGTTTGGCCACACAAAACAGTCCGTCGCCGGTTGACATCCGTCCTACGCCAACGTCAACGCCCAATGCTCGTGAGCGAGAACTTCAGCTATTggagcagcaacagcagcagcaacaggaACAGCTTAAACAACAAGCGGAAGAGCGTCAGCGGCAACAGGAACGTCAAGCTCAACAAGAAAGGGAAGCTGCTTTACGA CAACGCCAAAAGGAACAGCAAGAACAGCTACGCCAACAGCAGTTGCAGCAGTTACAGCAACAGCAATTGCAGCAGCAGCTGCAACAGCAACAACTCCAGCAACTACAGCAGCAACAGGAGCAACAACAACGTCACCATCAGCTTCAGCAGCAACACGCTCATCTGCAGTCGCAGCCGTCGAAATCGAAAACTCCGACTCCCAACTCTAATAGACCCACTCCGACGCCTCCGAATCAACAGACGCCCCCACCTTCGTCCAGCTCCCGTTCAGGCAGACACAGTAGTACGGCCAATGCGGCGGCGGAAGCTGCAGCAGCCCAGCTCACGGCGCTGGCCGGTTTGGGCGGTCTCGGCGGGCTTGGGGCTCTCGGTAATCTGGGTAGCCTGGGCAACCTCAATCCCACGGCAGCGGCTGCAGCTATGCAAGCCTTCCAGCAGCAGCTTTTCAGAG GTCTTCAACAAGGTCTAGCCTCCGGTAATCTCAACAATCTACAGGCGCACATGATGCAATTCTCCCCTTTGCTCTACTCGTATCAATTGGCCATGGCACAGGCTGCAG CTTCACTCTCGGCGGCCGGAGCCGGTAAGACGGGTGGCAGTGGATCCGGCGGGGGTGGCGGTggaagtagcagcagcagctcgAGCCGAGCTAATGCAGCGGCGGCAGCGGCCGCAGCCTCCCTGGCCGAAATGCAGCAAGCGATGGAACTGCAGCGCCAGTATCTGGAAATGATGCCCCAAAGTGGACCGGGTCCGAGCGGTAATCGGCAGCAAAACTGGAAATCGTAA
- the LOC129754592 gene encoding transcriptional repressor p66-alpha isoform X3, with amino-acid sequence MEQMEVDDSVVDLSIGSGRDSLTITATTARDLRALTQNSGLTITPAPPPPPPAVASPSASGSTSPIPGRRVLRPRTEPKSYAEVPDIVLLPAKVNGRSYNGAAAAALSESEDDEMPPVFPIKELTAAEIWERERGLRKLREELHNEETKLVLLKKLKQSQQVMMKENLIVTPSNSNNMNMNSNNPLASIPAALTKGSLSVTPTNAVPLPAHSKSSKAITATPVNRGSPINITPVTKPPQRQPSLPGGATLTPSGPGQRLPLGLTRTGSNLTITPSVTITPTSAPSSSMKQRNLQSGQISNSVSITPAPPQIPAQISCTTVEPVSLKRDRDSMRDDAQTQAQRQAAAKLALRKQLEKTLLQIPPPKPPPPELHFVPNPSNTEFVYLLGLEHVIDYLTEKKPVPPQQPYRCAQCKIDFTPVWKWEKQGKRGNPTFQNTPAGKDPKVLCEQCVTSNVKKALKAEHTNRLKTAFVKALQQEQEIEARLATQNSPSPVDIRPTPTSTPNARERELQLLEQQQQQQQEQLKQQAEERQRQQERQAQQEREAALRQRQKEQQEQLRQQQLQQLQQQQLQQQLQQQQLQQLQQQQEQQQRHHQLQQQHAHLQSQPSKSKTPTPNSNRPTPTPPNQQTPPPSSSSRSGRHSSTANAAAEAAAAQLTALAGLGGLGGLGALGNLGSLGNLNPTAAAAAMQAFQQQLFRGLQQGLASGNLNNLQAHMMQFSPLLYSYQLAMAQAAASLSAAGAGKTGGSGSGGGGGGSSSSSSSRANAAAAAAAASLAEMQQAMELQRQYLEMMPQSGPGPSGNRQQNWKS; translated from the exons ATGGAACAGATGGAGGTAGATGATTCGGTTGTGGATTTGAGTATTGGTTCCGGACGTGATTCACTGACCATAACAGCCACCACAGCTCGAGATCTGAGGGCACTAACGCAAAACTCTGGATTAACTATAACTCCTGCGCCACCACCACCTCCACCGGCAGTTGCTTCCCCGTCGGCTTCGGGCAGCACATCACCCATTCCCGGCCGGCGAGTTCTCCGGCCCCGTACGGAACCGAAATCGTACGCCGAGGTACCAGACATAGTTCTTCTGCCGGCCAAGGTGAACGGACGTTCGTACAACGGTGCTGCAGCCGCAGCGTTGTCGGAATCGGAAGATGACGAAATGCCGCCAGTGTTCCCCATTAAAGAACTCACGGCGGCCGAAATTTGGGAAAGGGAACGAGGGCTACGCAAACTACGCGAAGAACTACACAACGAAGAAACCAAACTAGTgctgttgaaaaaactgaaacaatCACAACAGGTGATGATGAAAGAGAATCTCATCGTTACGCCTAGCAATTCAAACAACATGAACATGAACAGTAACAATCCGCTGGCGTCGATTCCGGCGGCGTTGACCAAGGGTTCGCTAAGCGTTACCCCAACGAATGCGGTTCCACTGCCTGCACATTCGAAATCTTCCAAAGCCATTACGGCTACACCAGTAaa TCGAGGATCTCCAATCAACATAACGCCGGTGACGAAACCCCCTCAACGACAACCTTCGCTTCCGGGAGGTGCCACACTCACTCCTAGTGGACCCGGTCAGCGACTACCGCTTGGATTGACGCGGACCGGTTCGAATTTGACCATAACGCCATCGGTAACGATAACGCCCACCAGTGCACCATCCAGTAGTATGAAGCAGCGTAAT TTACAGTCCGGACAGATAAGCAATTCGGTATCCATCACCCCAGCACCTCCGCAGATTCCTGCACAGATTAGTTGCACCACAGTGGAACCGGTATCACTAAAG CGTGATCGTGACTCGATGCGAGATGATGCTCAAACTCAAGCTCAAAGGCAGGCAGCAGCAAAACTGGCTCTCAGGAAGCAGCTGGAAAAGACGTTACTCCAG atCCCACCGCCAAAGCCCCCACCTCCAGAATTGCACTTCGTGCCGAATCCAAGCAATACCGAATTTGTGTATTTGCTAGGTCTGGAACACGTGATCGATTATCTGACGGAGAAGAAACCAGTCCCACCGCAACAGCCGTATCGTTGCGCCCAGTGCAAGATCGATTTTACCCCCGTTTGGAAATGGGAAAAACAGGGTAAACGAGGAAATCCCACTTTTCAGAACACACCag CTGGCAAAGATCCCAAGGTCCTTTGTGAACAGTGTGTCACGAGTAATGTCAAGAAAGCCCTCAAAGCAGAACACACGAATCGTCTGAAGACGGCGTTCGTGAAAGCACTACAGCAAGAACAGGAAATTGAAGCTCGTTTGGCCACACAAAACAGTCCGTCGCCGGTTGACATCCGTCCTACGCCAACGTCAACGCCCAATGCTCGTGAGCGAGAACTTCAGCTATTggagcagcaacagcagcagcaacaggaACAGCTTAAACAACAAGCGGAAGAGCGTCAGCGGCAACAGGAACGTCAAGCTCAACAAGAAAGGGAAGCTGCTTTACGA CAACGCCAAAAGGAACAGCAAGAACAGCTACGCCAACAGCAGTTGCAGCAGTTACAGCAACAGCAATTGCAGCAGCAGCTGCAACAGCAACAACTCCAGCAACTACAGCAGCAACAGGAGCAACAACAACGTCACCATCAGCTTCAGCAGCAACACGCTCATCTGCAGTCGCAGCCGTCGAAATCGAAAACTCCGACTCCCAACTCTAATAGACCCACTCCGACGCCTCCGAATCAACAGACGCCCCCACCTTCGTCCAGCTCCCGTTCAGGCAGACACAGTAGTACGGCCAATGCGGCGGCGGAAGCTGCAGCAGCCCAGCTCACGGCGCTGGCCGGTTTGGGCGGTCTCGGCGGGCTTGGGGCTCTCGGTAATCTGGGTAGCCTGGGCAACCTCAATCCCACGGCAGCGGCTGCAGCTATGCAAGCCTTCCAGCAGCAGCTTTTCAGAG GTCTTCAACAAGGTCTAGCCTCCGGTAATCTCAACAATCTACAGGCGCACATGATGCAATTCTCCCCTTTGCTCTACTCGTATCAATTGGCCATGGCACAGGCTGCAG CTTCACTCTCGGCGGCCGGAGCCGGTAAGACGGGTGGCAGTGGATCCGGCGGGGGTGGCGGTggaagtagcagcagcagctcgAGCCGAGCTAATGCAGCGGCGGCAGCGGCCGCAGCCTCCCTGGCCGAAATGCAGCAAGCGATGGAACTGCAGCGCCAGTATCTGGAAATGATGCCCCAAAGTGGACCGGGTCCGAGCGGTAATCGGCAGCAAAACTGGAAATCGTAA
- the LOC129754592 gene encoding transcriptional repressor p66-alpha isoform X1, whose amino-acid sequence MEQMEVDDSVVDLSIGSGRDSLTITATTARDLRALTQNSGLTITPAPPPPPPAVASPSASGSTSPIPGRRVLRPRTEPKSYAEVPDIVLLPAKVNGRSYNGAAAAALSESEDDEMPPVFPIKELTAAEIWERERGLRKLREELHNEETKLVLLKKLKQSQQVMMKENLIVTPSNSNNMNMNSNNPLASIPAALTKGSLSVTPTNAVPLPAHSKSSKAITATPVNRGSPINITPVTKPPQRQPSLPGGATLTPSGPGQRLPLGLTRTGSNLTITPSVTITPTSAPSSSMKQRNYSNNISSLGGNNLMDTTALKLQSGQISNSVSITPAPPQIPAQISCTTVEPVSLKRDRDSMRDDAQTQAQRQAAAKLALRKQLEKTLLQIPPPKPPPPELHFVPNPSNTEFVYLLGLEHVIDYLTEKKPVPPQQPYRCAQCKIDFTPVWKWEKQGKRGNPTFQNTPAGKDPKVLCEQCVTSNVKKALKAEHTNRLKTAFVKALQQEQEIEARLATQNSPSPVDIRPTPTSTPNARERELQLLEQQQQQQQEQLKQQAEERQRQQERQAQQEREAALRQRQKEQQEQLRQQQLQQLQQQQLQQQLQQQQLQQLQQQQEQQQRHHQLQQQHAHLQSQPSKSKTPTPNSNRPTPTPPNQQTPPPSSSSRSGRHSSTANAAAEAAAAQLTALAGLGGLGGLGALGNLGSLGNLNPTAAAAAMQAFQQQLFRGLQQGLASGNLNNLQAHMMQFSPLLYSYQLAMAQAAASLSAAGAGKTGGSGSGGGGGGSSSSSSSRANAAAAAAAASLAEMQQAMELQRQYLEMMPQSGPGPSGNRQQNWKS is encoded by the exons ATGGAACAGATGGAGGTAGATGATTCGGTTGTGGATTTGAGTATTGGTTCCGGACGTGATTCACTGACCATAACAGCCACCACAGCTCGAGATCTGAGGGCACTAACGCAAAACTCTGGATTAACTATAACTCCTGCGCCACCACCACCTCCACCGGCAGTTGCTTCCCCGTCGGCTTCGGGCAGCACATCACCCATTCCCGGCCGGCGAGTTCTCCGGCCCCGTACGGAACCGAAATCGTACGCCGAGGTACCAGACATAGTTCTTCTGCCGGCCAAGGTGAACGGACGTTCGTACAACGGTGCTGCAGCCGCAGCGTTGTCGGAATCGGAAGATGACGAAATGCCGCCAGTGTTCCCCATTAAAGAACTCACGGCGGCCGAAATTTGGGAAAGGGAACGAGGGCTACGCAAACTACGCGAAGAACTACACAACGAAGAAACCAAACTAGTgctgttgaaaaaactgaaacaatCACAACAGGTGATGATGAAAGAGAATCTCATCGTTACGCCTAGCAATTCAAACAACATGAACATGAACAGTAACAATCCGCTGGCGTCGATTCCGGCGGCGTTGACCAAGGGTTCGCTAAGCGTTACCCCAACGAATGCGGTTCCACTGCCTGCACATTCGAAATCTTCCAAAGCCATTACGGCTACACCAGTAaa TCGAGGATCTCCAATCAACATAACGCCGGTGACGAAACCCCCTCAACGACAACCTTCGCTTCCGGGAGGTGCCACACTCACTCCTAGTGGACCCGGTCAGCGACTACCGCTTGGATTGACGCGGACCGGTTCGAATTTGACCATAACGCCATCGGTAACGATAACGCCCACCAGTGCACCATCCAGTAGTATGAAGCAGCGTAAT TATTCAAACAATATCTCCTCACTCGGTGGCAATAATCTTATGGATACTACCGCTTTGAAGTTACAGTCCGGACAGATAAGCAATTCGGTATCCATCACCCCAGCACCTCCGCAGATTCCTGCACAGATTAGTTGCACCACAGTGGAACCGGTATCACTAAAG CGTGATCGTGACTCGATGCGAGATGATGCTCAAACTCAAGCTCAAAGGCAGGCAGCAGCAAAACTGGCTCTCAGGAAGCAGCTGGAAAAGACGTTACTCCAG atCCCACCGCCAAAGCCCCCACCTCCAGAATTGCACTTCGTGCCGAATCCAAGCAATACCGAATTTGTGTATTTGCTAGGTCTGGAACACGTGATCGATTATCTGACGGAGAAGAAACCAGTCCCACCGCAACAGCCGTATCGTTGCGCCCAGTGCAAGATCGATTTTACCCCCGTTTGGAAATGGGAAAAACAGGGTAAACGAGGAAATCCCACTTTTCAGAACACACCag CTGGCAAAGATCCCAAGGTCCTTTGTGAACAGTGTGTCACGAGTAATGTCAAGAAAGCCCTCAAAGCAGAACACACGAATCGTCTGAAGACGGCGTTCGTGAAAGCACTACAGCAAGAACAGGAAATTGAAGCTCGTTTGGCCACACAAAACAGTCCGTCGCCGGTTGACATCCGTCCTACGCCAACGTCAACGCCCAATGCTCGTGAGCGAGAACTTCAGCTATTggagcagcaacagcagcagcaacaggaACAGCTTAAACAACAAGCGGAAGAGCGTCAGCGGCAACAGGAACGTCAAGCTCAACAAGAAAGGGAAGCTGCTTTACGA CAACGCCAAAAGGAACAGCAAGAACAGCTACGCCAACAGCAGTTGCAGCAGTTACAGCAACAGCAATTGCAGCAGCAGCTGCAACAGCAACAACTCCAGCAACTACAGCAGCAACAGGAGCAACAACAACGTCACCATCAGCTTCAGCAGCAACACGCTCATCTGCAGTCGCAGCCGTCGAAATCGAAAACTCCGACTCCCAACTCTAATAGACCCACTCCGACGCCTCCGAATCAACAGACGCCCCCACCTTCGTCCAGCTCCCGTTCAGGCAGACACAGTAGTACGGCCAATGCGGCGGCGGAAGCTGCAGCAGCCCAGCTCACGGCGCTGGCCGGTTTGGGCGGTCTCGGCGGGCTTGGGGCTCTCGGTAATCTGGGTAGCCTGGGCAACCTCAATCCCACGGCAGCGGCTGCAGCTATGCAAGCCTTCCAGCAGCAGCTTTTCAGAG GTCTTCAACAAGGTCTAGCCTCCGGTAATCTCAACAATCTACAGGCGCACATGATGCAATTCTCCCCTTTGCTCTACTCGTATCAATTGGCCATGGCACAGGCTGCAG CTTCACTCTCGGCGGCCGGAGCCGGTAAGACGGGTGGCAGTGGATCCGGCGGGGGTGGCGGTggaagtagcagcagcagctcgAGCCGAGCTAATGCAGCGGCGGCAGCGGCCGCAGCCTCCCTGGCCGAAATGCAGCAAGCGATGGAACTGCAGCGCCAGTATCTGGAAATGATGCCCCAAAGTGGACCGGGTCCGAGCGGTAATCGGCAGCAAAACTGGAAATCGTAA